The genomic window GATAGTGATAATGCTCTGTTTCTTGATCTGCTTGCTGGTTACACTACTAATAATGTTAAGTTTGCAAAAAATTCACTGAAGTGTAAATTTATGATTGGTAAAAATTTATGCATGTATGATATCCTTCgataaaaagttttcaaaataaagaagaaaaaagacagaaaggctTTTCACGTGGTGAACATAACTGCATGCACAGGAATTGTGTTTCCCATTGAAATTCTGGGTTATACTTGGAGAATTCTATTCTCATATCATACTGCCAGCATACAATGCTGTTTTCATTAGGTTTTAAATATGCATCACCACCCCTCTACTCCTTACCTTTCTCAAATTCCCAGCAGCTTCCAATCCCTCTATCACCGCAAACCGTGTAAAGTTCAACTGTAAGACCACATCAACAGATTGACAACCCCCCCCACAAATGCATTTCCTGCTCAGACTTGTATCCCTTTTCAACTtccctatttccttccttccttcctccttccctcctctgtttctctctttttctttatttttttacaataagCTCTatatccaacgtggggcttgaactcacaactcttggaccaagagctgcatgctctataaactgagccagccaggtgtccccagtaACTTCCCCATTTTTATAAAGAGCACCATTATCAACCATTTCATGCTCGAATCCACCAAGTTCAAAATTTTAAGGgtttttactctttcctttttgCCTCATGTTCCGCCAGTCACCACTTGGGATTCTTCCTTTGGATGGTATCTTTTCttatccctttctttttttttttttttttttaatattttacttatttatttgacagacagagatcacaaggaggcagagaggcagacagagagaggaggaagcaggctccctgctgagcagagagcctgatgcggggcttgatcccaagaccctgggatcacgacctgagccgaaggcagaggctttaaaccactgagccacccaggtgccccttcttatCCCTTTCTAACCATTCCTTCTGTAATTATGAAGATCTGAGACCTTCTGCTTAGGTTTGCAATAACCTCCTTATTGGTGCCATTATCCAGCTTCTTTCCCTACTCCACTTAGCTGTcagattaattttataaattataaaatttataaatactaaaaatatagaattatatttataaattataatgtatTGATATTACTCTTATTAAAATGCTGTTCACTCTTTTCTATAAGAACACAAAAGCTTCACGCTGCCTATGGATTCAAGCCCCAACTCCTTCTTCAGACTGGAGTTCAAAATGTTTCATCAACTAGCTCCACTTCTCATATATAACACTTCATCCATCATTCCTTTGCATGCCCAAATTGAGACAAGATTTTTGCTCTCCCTGGTACACCAGATCAACATCATACTATGTCTTTGTTAACATAATGTTCTCTGTTAAAAGTACTCACTCTGCTCCTGTAACATTTGGTTATGAGCCACCATTCTGAGTGAAGACTTCCATGATAAACCATAGCTCTTAATACAAggactttttccttctcttcaaatTTCTATAACTTTCTCTTCAAGGTAGTACAGAATAAATTGTGAAGCAGATACAAATTGTCTTCAACATCCACAATTTCCTCTTTTTAGtacttattttctaaagatttatttatttatttgacacagagagagagagacagagagagagagggaacacaagcagggggagtgggatcctgggactccgggatcatgactgagccacccaggcgtcccgatctTCATTTATTTGATTGCCCATGTGTAGAGTATGGAGTTGGTGTCCTACTTACTTCCAGTGGTGCAATGGTATcagatgattatttttaatttacttttttctatttttatttttcctttgtggtatctttatgatctcatgggtttatattgttaaatttattattattaaaattgcataaatacaaaaatgaataaaatagaattttatagcATAATAATTGCAAAGTGACTAGCTGGCTTTTATAACTCCTTTGCCTTCCTACCAAAATCAACTTTCAggaaattatctccattttaacataattttatttttatttatttatttattttttaaaagattctatttatttacttgacatacagagatcacaagtaggcagagaggcaggcagagggagaagaggaagcaggctccctgcagagcagagagcccgatgcggggcttgatcccaggaccctggaatcaggacctgagccaaaggcagaggctttaacacactgagccacccaggtgcccctaacataattttaaatcaaTATGTCCTTTCACAGGTTTTTAAGTATAAGATTTACTTCCATTATAGAATTGAAGCAGCCATATTTAGGATTTGGGatcttcattttaaaactaaGAGCCACCCATTGATCTGCTTTAAGCAGTGAAGTGACATGATCTGTATTATGTGACATGATCTCTGAGATGTATTATAATAAGATCACTTCGGCTGTTGTGTGAAGACTGAACTGGGTGGGGTAGAgcaaatatatagaaaatctaGGAGGGTACTAAAGTTGTCCAGGCAAAAGATGATGTACTTACTAGAATGGAGGTGGTTGAGGTGGAGAGAAAAGCACAAAATTTGAGAGTGATTTAGGAGGTAGACTTCACAGGACTTAGTGACTGATTCTATGGTGgttagaaaaggagagggagatatCAAGAATAATTCTCATTTCTGTATGAGAATCCAGATGGATGCTTCTGCATTTACTGAGCAAGAGAACCACATAAGGAGGAGGTATATATTTGGGAGAAGATACCTAGTTCAATTTGGGATACCTGTGAGAAACCCAGTCAGAGACTAGAAGTTTACAACACAACCTGGAACTAAGAGGAGTTGTTAAGAAGTGGTGGGcatataaaaagaatttgaagCCTTGGGAATGAATGCACTTACTATCATCTAGGAGTGACTAAGATCATATAgaataaaatgaggaaagagtCTAGGATTGAACCTTGAGAAACTCCAATATTTAAAGATTGGTAAAGGAGGAGGAaccagcagagacagagaagaaacaaagaaatgtaagagggaaacccagaaaatgtAGAGTTTCTGAGGACAAGGGAAGAAAGTGTTccaagaaagagataaaatatcaACTGTGACAAAGCTTATCACAGGTCAACAAGGACTAAAAAGTGTCCAGTGGATTTAGCAACAACCATGGAGGGCATTTGGTTTCAAGGAATGGTAAGAGCAGAATCCAGATTGAATGGATTTAGGGATAAATAggaagtgaagaagaaaaaagaaaaacaactttcttGTTTCCTATATAAATTATAACACATGAGATTGTGCAATGGATTCTACAAAGCTCCTCTCTGTATACTTACAAACACATGCTGTTCTTCTATATAAGTGTATTTGTTTTATTACTTCAGTTAGATTGGAAgactctgggggtgcctgagtggctcagttggttaggtgtctgtctttgatgtgggtcttgatctccaggccctgggatggagccctgcattgggcttcctgctcagaggtaagcctgcttctctctctctctctctctcccccctctgcttgttttctctctcaaataaataaataaaatcctaaaaaaaaaaaaaaaagattgaaagacTCTAGAGAAAAGAGACCATGTTACTACCTCTGAATTACACTATCTAGGATGGTCAAGGACTCACTGTAAAAACCcagtaaatgcttattgaataaaaaaggcaaaatactTATTCAATACCTTTAAGTTAGTCATTATAGTAGTTAATGAAAATATGCACAGAAAGAAACTGTTCGTTTAATTTAACAAACGTGTGTATAATGTCTAATAGATGCTTGGCAGTTTGCCAGAGACTGGGATTCATATTTTAATGCAGAAGAGGTGtagatacacaaataaataatttaaattctacaaatattataaaagaaaagatgttttatGCTAATTTTACTGTAGACATGAACAAATTTATTAGTAGAATACTTATACTTTGTAAGTAAAAGAAAttagcagaaaacaaaaagaggtgaactagtaaaaaatctttttaatagtTTGCATGCTATTAAGTCAGATAACGagggaaaaaagaacagattaattatttctctctgctctcccatttatatatttaagattatCAGTGCTCAAATAATCTATTTCTGACCTAGATCTTATTGTTACTTATacccaaggggagaaaaaaaaatcctcatttgcATAAGGAACAGAATAGTTCTGAGATAGAATTACAAAGAATCAATTGCATGAACATGCCTCTCTTTTATTTAATCCTCTGTAAACTGCATAAGGAACTGAAACTATTGGGaaaattacatatttcttttataatgtaaagaaagtaaaattcaaGACTGTGCCTCTCATTCTATAAGGAAAGATTTGTACACTTTACCGTGGTCCAGCAGCGTTTCTTTTATTTGACTATTAATATTTCACAAGAAGTATTTTCAATGAGCGACTTATAAATTCTTATACTCCCCAAtgtcatttaattcttatttttattaaatgtacaTTTAGGTGCAGAAAGAAACATTCAAACTGTCCTTAATTCTCCTGtctttttactgaaatataattttatttgctaaagGGATGGAGATAAGATGGATGTTAAGATTTTTCCTATGGAATGTGCGAGAAGTAGATAAAATGAGttgtgtgttgttttatttttttctagggaGACTACTGCAGCAAACTTGAACAAGTAAAGCAGAGCTATGGAGAGCAGGCTAGAAAAATCCATGGCAGCCATTGTCACACCACAACCTGCAGCAGCTGTCTCAAGTCCCTCCCTCCCacgcctgctctgcctgcctgccagCCCAGCAGGAATGAATGGGCTCCGCAGAGCACTGTAAATGGTGCTGCAGACCCTGAAAAGCTGTTGCTGAAAACCgaacattaaaaaatcatctgcgagaatatatattttcaaccTTGGTGGTCATAGCAAACCTCTTTTACCTGTAAAATTTCCTTAGCAACATCAGGTGGTGATCAGTCCAGAGTCTTATTTTTCAGAGCCCATCCTTGCTGATAATAGAGCCTTTCTAAATAGCAAAAGAATATTACTGCAATCCATTTCCTAGGGGTGAAAGCAAAGCCTTTTTGTCCCAAGAGGCAATTGAGCAACCACCAGAGTCTCTAGTTGAATAGCAACGGTGTGAGGCTGGCCACAATTCCCACAGTTGGAAGCCCAATCTCTGAGTAGATTTACCAAATTCACGAAAGAactacacaaaaaagaaaagcagttatTAAGCTGACATAGTTGTCCGTGGATGGAGACAAAATCacaaatggttttctttcttacattataCAGCTCtcctttttaatttgatgttttagttattcttctctttccaggaaaaaaaaaaaaggcaaaatataacTGCATGGCACAGGTAACAGCACTAGCTTCTGAACTCcttgtattttctccattttataccAGGAAAGACTATTCATTTTAAGGAACAATACACTACATAAAATACATTACACAGACTTCTGATAAAGGAATATTTCTAATAGTCTATTTAACTATGGTATGTTTCTTGGATCTTAATTATCACCACGTTAGAACTACTTGTGTACTTCCATATTTAGTATGGTTTTCTTCCATCTTCCCTTTTTGTTTAgttatttgggggaggggtgcaaaAGAAGGTCTGAAGATAAATTACTTGAACTTGAAAAACCATTTTGCGTGGCTCTATTATTAAacctcttttttatatttaaaaaaatcacatttacctAAGCCATTTTAAGCATCATTCCCATCTTCTCTCCTACTTTATCTGTAAAGCAATTAGAGATGTTGAAACTTCCTAGAATGTGGCAGAATTTAATATACTTTGAGAGAGGGGCTGGGAGTAATTTTCCATTAAATACTTCATCTCAACACAAAATCCGCGATATAAGTGTTGGAGAAAACCTACATTGGTGATTTCAACTGTAATATGAGGTTTAAGCAATATAAAAATCATCCAATTCaagttctttttcttgccttctcccgccccctcccccccaaccccaccccataATGGATGCTCGGCTGACTGTTTTTGCACAGTCTCTTTGTCTGAAGGATGCAAACAGTCTATGGATGCtagggaaaagggggtgggggagagattACCTCATCCCATGTTGCTTGCACCAATCACCACTCTCCTGTCGTGGCTTCTCCGGGCAGATCGAGGGGTCTGGACCAACAGGAAAAGGCCCCAGCCCATCCCCATGGTGACCGAGTTGTATATAGGGAGCCGCATCCGCCCATGTGCCGCAGGTTCTCTTACATCGACCGCCTAAGAGTCGCGCTGTAAGAAGCAAcaacctctcctcttcctctccgcCATCTGTTCGGCAGACGCAAAGCAGCAACCATGGTAAGAATCTTCTTTCTCTGGCTCTTTGTGGCCATTGGGTGGGGTCAGTCCCCCAAGATCTACTTAGAAAACCTTAAGCCCTTTTTCCTTTACAATTTCTTTGGCTAAGGGTAGCCTTTATGCTTTGTGTGCGAGGTTTAGCTGTGCTGCCCCACATCCTGGAGCCCGGCCGCCGCCGCAGTGCGGGGTGCAGGAGCCCAGCCAGTACTGCGCCCGGGCGCAGCACGACCGTGGGGAAGAACAAAGGCGGCACAGAGCGAGTAGTTGTTATCTGAGACCTTCCGAGCCGCCAGCAGTCCATCTGTCGGTGACGAAAGGGTCTGGGGCAGGGAAAGGCGGTCGTGGCGTTGTCTGCCCGGCCCCAGCGTCTGTGCGCACGGTATTCGTGTGACTCGGAGAGGCTTTTCTTCCTGGCGTTGTtcccagggggagggagagaagaactCGTCCAAAAGGACCCGAGCCCAGTGGGTGtagctgggaaggagggaggggggcgggaaaGCACAGGGAGAAAGCGGAACCTTGGGTTAGTATAAAAAGATCCCTCCCCGGTTCTTTGGCATTTTAGAAGGATACCCGTATATTAGCGGGGACAAAATGGTTAGTTTCTGCTGGAGCCCCTGGCAGCCCGCGTCAGGGCGGCGCAGGGGCGGAGttgtttgtttctggcttctcGGGCCTTGGAGCCACTGGGCGGGGTTCGCTCTCACTGTCAGAAGACTTAACTAAAAGCCTTTCATCATTGCGGAAATGTAGGCGTTAAAAGGTTTTTCATTCACTGTTAAAACttagatgaaatatttttttcttgagatgcAAAATCACAGTTCTCTTGACAAGCCCTTTGAAGTCTGGTCTGTGGCCACCCCGCCCTTACTGACTggagtgtgtgtgtctttgttgtCTGTCCGTCTGTCCCGTCTCAGTGTGCTAGGCGTACGCACGTCCGTCCAGCAGGAGAAAAGCCCACTTTGGAGAGCCAGGGTACCCTAACGCCCAGAACCCAGGGAAacgcccttccccacccccacccccgcccccgcccataTGTCAGTGACTAGACAATGGGTAGACAATGGAACTTATAGCCATAAAGACCATAGAGAAGAAAATCTCTTATTGAACGTGATAAGTATGAATATTCTGTGGTGAGTAGACAATCTCAGaatgaaaatactattttgttgtttcaaataaatatttccttatcCTTTCACCCGGGCTTTTATTCTTAAGTAGATCCtctgatatttttctaatttaggaACAGTTGTTTTAAAGATACTAataatttttcagtcttttgcaGTGGAGAAGATTCTGGAAAGACTTCTTTTTAAGTAATGAAAATGCTGCAGACAAAGAACTATCCTCTGTCCAGCTGTCTTTTGTTCTAGTGCATctacattaattcattttaatgtagGCATATGGTCCCAGCCGGGGTCAGAGAAGGAAAACTGGCAGAATAGCACAATGAGATCATGTAGGCAGTTTCTGGAAATAGAACTTACTCTGTTAAATAATATAGCAGACAGAACAGGCTAGTACCAGGCACAGCAAATGCAGCAATGCAGGAGGCAGACCTTGTTTAGCTTCCAATCCCTTAGTACTAATGGATTCTGCAGATAGACTGCAGAGGGGTGTGGCATCTAGCCTCAGCTGCAACGCAGATGTCCATGTTAAAATTCCAAGTCAAATGTAGAAGAAATTCCTCATTTAAAGGAAAGCAGTAGTAATACTGATTCCAATCAATTAATGATTAAATTTAACTTACTTCATTTCACAAAATCtgtgctttaaatatattttaaatataaaaaatttctattcaagCATGACTGGAAACAATGGGCTTGAACATGGGTTAAATAGCGCCACATTATTATTCAGACCACACCCATCTGCAGCATTTGTAGCAGGTGCTTTTCCTTAATAATTTCTATTGAATTAGGGATAATCTCAAATACACTTGAAGAATACCTGTATATAAttagaattattttcaaaaatttgctGAAAATTCAAAATGCTAACATAACCtaattttacaattttctttttttccttcccacagCGTGAGTGTATCTCCATCCACGTCGGCCAGGCTGGTGTCCAGATTGGCAATGCCTGCTGGGAGCTCTATTGCCTGGAGCATGGCATTCAGCCCGATGGCCAGATGCCAAGTGACAAGACCATCGGGGGAGGAGACGACTCCTTCAACACCTTCTTCAGTGAGACGGGCGCTGGCAAGCATGTGCCCCGGGCCGTGTTTGTAGACCTGGAACCCACAGTCATTGGTGAGTTGGCCTCTGTAACCTCGTGAGCTCCCCCGGGGGTCTGGGACAGGTCTGTCTTGGGGACCACGTGAGGTTGAGCAGGCTTGTGCAGGTGGTGAGTGATGGGGGGCTGCTgtgtttgccttttccagatgaAGTTCGCACTGGCACCTACCGCCAGCTCTTCCACCCTGAGCAGCTCATCACAGGCAAGGAAGATGCTGCCAACAACTACGCCCGAGGGCACTACACCATTGGCAAAGAGATCATTGACCTTGTCTTGGACCGAATTCGGAAGCTGGTATGTTTATTCTCACGAAGTAAATAATGATCCTAAGGAAGACACTTGAAATAGGTTCTTTTCATCTCAGACACCGAATTAAAGTGTAATGGAGTGAGGTAAACTATTCCattatagtttttctttaaaaacccaGTTAAAGCATGAACTATTTGGTGTCATGTAAGTAGGAAATGCTTAGTAATTCTACGAAGGTCTCCATGTAAGCGTTTCTTGTCAAAATAAGATCTGTATTCTTGGACTTGTATGAAAAGTGACAATATATTTACTAGGGATATGTTGCAAAGAGCAGTAATCCTacgttttctctatttcttttttctaccagGCTGACCAGTGCACAGGTCTTCAGGGCTTCTTGGTTTTCCACAGCTTTGGAGGGGGGACTGGTTCCGGGTTCACCTCCCTGCTGATGGAACGTCTCTCTGTCGATTATGGCAAGAAGTCCAAGCTGGAGTTCTCCATCTACCCAGCCCCTCAGGTTTCCACAGCTGTAGTTGAGCcctacaattccatcctcactaCCCACACCACCCTGGAGCACTCTGATTGTGCCTTCATGGTAGACAACGAGGCCATCTATGACATCTGTCGTAGAAACCTCGATATTGAACGCCCAACCTACACTAATCTAAATAGGTTGATAGGCCAGATTGTGTCCTCTATCACCGCTTCCCTCAGATTTGATGGAGCCCTGAACGTTGATCTGACAGAATTCCAGACCAACCTGGTGCCCTATCCCCGTATCCACTTCCCTCTGGCCACCTATGCCCCCGTCATCTCTGCTGAGAAAGCCTACCATGAACAGCTTTCTGTAGCAGAGATCACTAACGCGTGCTTTGAGCCAGCCAACCAGATGGTGAAATGTGACCCTCGCCATGGTAAATACATGGCTTGCTGCCTGTTGTATCGTGGCGATGTGGTTCCCAAAGATGTCAATGCCGCCATTGCCACCATCAAGACCAAGCGTACCATCCAGTTTGTGGACTGGTGCCCCACTGGCTTCAAAGTGGGCATTAATTACCAGCCTCCCACAGTGGTGCCCGGTGGAGACCTGGCCAAAGTCCAGCGAGCTGTGTGCATGCTGAGCAACACCACAGCCATCGCTGAGGCCTGGGCTCGCCTGGACCACAAGTTTGACCTGATGTATGCCAAGCGTGCCTTTGTTCACTGGTATGTGGGGGAGGGCATGGAGGAAGGGGAGTTTTCTGAGGCCCGTGAGGACATGGCTGCCCTTGAGAAGGATTATGAGGAGGTTGGTGTGGATTCTGTTGAAGGAGAGggtgaagaagaaggagaggaatacTAAAGTTAAAAATGTCACAAAGGTGCTGCTTTTACAGGGAAGCTTATTCTGTTTTGAATATTGAAAAGTGCTCTGATCAGTTAATTTGTATGTAGCAGTGTATACTCTCATATACAATTACTGACCTATGCTTTAAAACACAACGCTTTGTTACAGACCCAAGCTGTCCATTTCTCTGATGGGTTTGAATAAAGTATTCCCTGTCTTAAATGGATTCAGTCTTGTATCTTCTATTTGGGTGTTTGAAATTCATGTATTTAGTTCTGTATTATGAAgtgacttattttaaattttagtatattATAAAACTTaatcataaaatacaaaataacaaaattgccACATCCATGCTCTTAAATTTTAACTCCACTATGTTACTTAAATTGCTAGTACTCTTTTTAGAATTGATAATTTACTAATACACAGCCAAAGGTCTGGTTACCTGCCAAGTCTCATAGGACAAAATGGTGACTATTCCAAATGCACTATCatgtcttaaatttattttcatgcatTCTCATCTTGGCATGTGTCTAGTGCCATGATGTTTCTTCTGCCCAGGATTCTCTGAACAAGTCTGCTATCCAAGCAATTGCTCCCTAGTtatttacttcttcttctttttttttttttttttttttaagattttatttgtcagagagagagagggagaacaccagcaggcagaggcagagagagaagcaggctctctgctgagcaaggagcccaatgtgggactccatcccaggaccctgggatcatgacctgagcagaaggcagcagcttcaccaactgagccacccaggcgccccagttctttACTTCTTTACAAACTTAATTTCAGCTAAATGTCATAGTAGAAAA from Mustela lutreola isolate mMusLut2 chromosome 8, mMusLut2.pri, whole genome shotgun sequence includes these protein-coding regions:
- the LOC131838805 gene encoding tubulin alpha-1A chain, with product MRECISIHVGQAGVQIGNACWELYCLEHGIQPDGQMPSDKTIGGGDDSFNTFFSETGAGKHVPRAVFVDLEPTVIDEVRTGTYRQLFHPEQLITGKEDAANNYARGHYTIGKEIIDLVLDRIRKLADQCTGLQGFLVFHSFGGGTGSGFTSLLMERLSVDYGKKSKLEFSIYPAPQVSTAVVEPYNSILTTHTTLEHSDCAFMVDNEAIYDICRRNLDIERPTYTNLNRLIGQIVSSITASLRFDGALNVDLTEFQTNLVPYPRIHFPLATYAPVISAEKAYHEQLSVAEITNACFEPANQMVKCDPRHGKYMACCLLYRGDVVPKDVNAAIATIKTKRTIQFVDWCPTGFKVGINYQPPTVVPGGDLAKVQRAVCMLSNTTAIAEAWARLDHKFDLMYAKRAFVHWYVGEGMEEGEFSEAREDMAALEKDYEEVGVDSVEGEGEEEGEEY